From the genome of Pelmatolapia mariae isolate MD_Pm_ZW linkage group LG12, Pm_UMD_F_2, whole genome shotgun sequence, one region includes:
- the LOC134639178 gene encoding natterin-3-like, translating to MKTRHISEKGFHLNLTTIPTKRVVFFDQFIAQSQYPDTVKVHSLLYDSAIKQLYKPGGDQSWTHRRATVRMKLSVFLLSALLALSSASLQDIVKKSIQLRKVSLLKPELEGWVPEPTGNRKVLGPLNPADVEQQQDLPSSFLFGDNVNLQWLTWDGSLPNGAVSIYNGYTERIDYVCKYKCEAGFYNPSLGPYCRYPYGDREYYAPEFEILANKDNFEFLEWKEGSYGSLPQHSVRTCAGVDIYVGKNKYGLGKVVPQFEAFFLPWEGDEYWYKNYQVLAINRDIYTQHISDVKYGIDEVTIFQYPPETMRISGITNNECQTVVKTVTITKTSEVETTWNIGRATMLGVTGSITAEIPFIGSGGIELGAEKTLQFSRGTTVIETLSHSVSVELTVPPNHTCKVRMEGRKIKADIPYTARLSRTYRNGETQWTTITGTYDGVQIGEVRAVVDRCEPVVDAKPCP from the exons ATGAAGACGCGACATATTTCTGAAAAGGGATTTCATCTTAATCTGACAACAATCCCCACAAAACGAGTAGTTTTCTTTGACCAGTTTATTGCTCAAAGTCAGTATCCAGACACAGTGAAAGTGCACAGTCTGCTTTATGATTCAGCAATAAAGCAACTATATAAACCTGGAGGTGACCAGAGCTGGACTCACCGGAGAGCGACAGTAAGG ATGAAGCTGTCTGTGTTCTTGCTGTCGGCCCTGCTGGCTCTGTCCTCAGCCAGTCTACAGGACATTGTGAAGAAGAGCATACAACTCAGAAAAG TGTCCTTACTGAAACCAGAGCTGGAGGGCTGGGTCCCTGAACCAACTGGTAACAGAAAGGTCTTGGGTCCTCTAAATCCTGCTGACGTGGAGCAGCAACAGGATCTGCCTTCCTCCTTCCTCTTTGGCGATAATGTCAACCTGCAGTGGCTGACCTGGGATGGATCTCTGCCCAATGGAGCCGTTTCCATCTACAACGGCTATACCGAGCGCATTGACTATGTCTGCAAGTACAAGTGTGAGGCTGGCTTTTATAACCCTAGCCTGGGTCCTTACTGCCGCTACCCCTATGGTGACCGTGAGTATTACGCCCCTGAGTTTGAGATCCTGGCTAACAAGGACAACTTTGAATTCCTGGAATGGAAGGAAGGCTCCTACGGTTCACTGCCACAACATTCAGTGAGGACGTGTGCAGGAGTTGACATCTATGTTGGGAAGAACAAGTACGGTCTTGGGAAGGTTGTTCCTCAGTTTGAGGCTTTCTTCCTGCCCTGGGAAGGTGATGAGTACTGGTATAAGAACTACCAGGTCCTGGCCATCAACAGGGACATCTACACCCAGCACATCTCTGATGTTAAGTACGGCATTGATGAGGTCACCATCTTCCAGTATCCTCCTGAGACCATGCGTATCTCTGGTATCACCAACAATGAGTGCCAGACAGTGGTGAAGACAGTCACCATCACAAAGACCTCAGAGGTGGAGACTACCTGGAACATCGGACGAGCCACAATGCTTGGTGTCACGGGCAGCATCACAGCCGAAATCCCTTTCATCGGCTCCGGGGGAATTGAGCTTGGTGCTGAGAAGACGCTGCAGTTCTCGAGGGGAACCACCGTAATCGAGACGCTCAGCCACTCCGTGTCTGTGGAGCTCACAGTCCCACCAAACCACACCTGCAAAGTCCGCATGGAGGGCCGCAAGATCAAAGCCGATATCCCTTACACGGCTCGCCTCAGCCGAACATACCGCAACGGAGAAACCCAGTGGACCACCATCACCGGGACGTACGACGGAGTCCAGATCGGAGAAGTCCGGGCAGTGGTGGACCGCTGCGAACCTGTTGTAGATGCCAAGCCTTGCCCCTGA
- the LOC134639176 gene encoding natterin-4-like: MHNCCEVLLLLILLVLPSASPHDAENTTQQKDDSSGIPPTAVNRPMQTNLPLLSVAKLKQKRQVQFSPFVPINGTNLMWVTWNNSLPNHTVSLYNGYTNRVDYVCKYKCDAGFYTPSKGPYCYYPSATEKRSFRFEILVNKENFEILEWKAGSYGSVPKNSVWTCSEKQIYVGKNEFGLGKVSTQDKVFYLPYNDKEFSYNYYKVLTINENVISQTIYNVRYNNDDSEIFKFPPEVMHEATISNYECHPVVKTESLSKTYEVQQRWDFTFSIKFGVKTSIKTGIPLIVAGKIEVSTEVRVQFTKGTTVTESMTETASVELIVPPNHSCKFSTVRHKEKVDIPFTALLRRTYGDGEIHTTSITGTYDSIQVGKIQAVVDRCELLEKVKPCPVQCKSSVMSDDYQQILETNVQESVTKLTLRLGWIFQQDHDPKHCSKSTKAFMQRNKYNVLEWPSQSPDLKIIENRWCVGKGPLCVFDQPTMRGSLREPVTTRSIRNWSDEALADLQGCFEVTDWESLCEPHAEDINGLTECIMDYITFCTDSIVPAQTVHCFPNNKPWVTKDIKALLNDKKRAFRGGNKEEVRRVQVLLKDKIIEAKDIYRRKLEWKLQQNSMREVWNGMKTITGFNIRRGLTQQPQCRSHRGLR; encoded by the exons ATGCATAACTGCTGCGAAG tgttgctgctgctgatccTGCTAGTTCTACCCTCAGCCAGTCCTCATGACGCTGAGAACACTACACAGCAGAAAGATG ATTCCAGTGGCATCCCTCCAACTGCAGTGAACAGACCGATGCAAACAAATCTGCCACTTCTAAGTGTTGCTAAGTTAAAACAGAAGAGACAAGTTCAGTTTTCTCCGTTTGTCCCTATCAATGGTACTAACCTGATGTGGGTGACCTGGAACAACTCTCTTCCTAATCATACTGTCTCACTTTACAATGGCTATACTAATCGAGTTGATTATGTCTGTAAGTACAAGTGTGACGCTGGCTTTTATACGCCCAGCAAGGGTCCTTATTGCTACTATCCTAGTGCGACAGAAAAGAGAAGTTTTCGATTTGAAATATTGGTTAACAAAGAGAACTTTGAGATCCTGGAGTGGAAGGCTGGTTCGTATGGTTCAGTACCGAAGAATTCAGTCTGGACCTGCTCAGAGAAGCAAATATATGTGGGCAAGAACGAATTTGGACTGGGGAAGGTGTCCACTCAAGATAAGGTTTTCTACTTGCCTTATAATGATAAAGAATTTTCCTACAACTACTATAAGGTCCTGACCATCAATGAAAATGTCATCAGCCAGACGATCTACAATGTCAGATACAACAATGATGATTCTGAAATCTTCAAATTTCCTCCTGAGGTCATGCATGAAGCAACCATCAGCAACTATGAATGTCACCCAGTAGTGAAAACAGAGTCACTCTCAAAGACATATGAGGTGCAGCAGAGGTGGGACTTTACCTTTTCTATCAAGTTTGGGGTTAAAACATCCATTAAGACTGGCATTCCACTCATTGTGGCAGGAAAAATTGAGGTCAGCACAGAGGTGAGGGTTCAGTTTACAAAGGGAACCACTGTGACAGAGAGTATGACTGAAACTGCCTCTGTGGAGCTTATCGTGCCACCAAACCACTCCTGTAAATTTTCCACTGTTCGGCACAAAGAAAAAGTTGATATCCCATTCACAGCACTCCTCAGGCGTACTTATGGTGATGGAGAGATCCACACAACGTCTATCACTGGGACATATGACAGCATTCAGGTTGGAAAAATCCAGGCTGTGGTCGATCGATGTGAACTTCTAGAAAAAGTCAAGCCTTGTCCAGTCCAATGCAAATCCAGTGTGATGTCTGATGAT tatcagcagattctggagaccaatgtccaggaatcagtgacaaagctgacGCTGCGCCtgggctggatctttcaacaagaccacgacccgaaacactgctcaaaatccactaaggcattcatgcagaggaacaagtacaacgttctggaatggccatctcagtccccagacctgaaaATTATTGAAAATCggtggt GTGTTGGAAAGGGCccgttgtgtgtgtttgaccaACCCACCATGCGTGGCTCTTT GAGGGAACCTGTGACCACGAGGAGCATTAGGAATTGGTCAGATGAGGCCTTAGCGGACCTACAGGGCTGTTTTGAGGTGACCGACTGGGAATCACTCTGTGAGCCTCACGCCGAGGACATCAATGGGCTTACTGAGTGTATCATGGACTACATAACTTTCTGCACCGACTCCATTGttccagctcagactgttcattgttTCCCAAATAACAAGCCGTGGGTGACTAAGGACATCAAAGCCCTCCTCAACGacaagaagagggctttcagaGGGGGCAATAAAGAGGAGGTGAGAAGGGTCCAAGTGTTACTAAAGGACAAAATCATAGAGGCTAAGGACATTTACAGGAGGAAGCTTGAGTGGAAACTacagcagaacagcatgagagaggtgtggaATGGCATGAAGACCATCACTGGATTCAACATCAGACGGGGgctcacccagcagccacagtgCAGAAGCCACAGGGGGCTGCGGTGA
- the LOC134639179 gene encoding natterin-3-like, which translates to MRWCVAVLLAVLQLCSPALQSDPLLYVFQLQDGNEKSSKPRLNPTLGNVVPSRRALSPPKVVETSETETTSHSSPMFGEHVNLRWVTWSGSLPNGAVAIFNGYTERTDYVCKVNCEAGFYTPSKGNFCQYPYADKEYASSKFEVLVNVDHFEFLQWVEDSYGSVPEYAIKTCPNSDIYVGKNKYGLGKVVTRHKAFFLPWEGDEYWYKNYQVLAINRDSYSQHISHVEYAIDQMELFHHPPEALKLTKVTNLECRNVEKTVTLEKTSTVEKKWDIGRETRNGSVSTMTAKVPIFGPGNMELSKEQTVTFSKGTTMVESVSHAVSVELLVPPNHSCTVRMDGRKMKADIPFTGRLSRTNHNGDTHWTYITGTYDGVSVGEINAVVERCQPVPDAVPCSLDQN; encoded by the exons ATGAGGTGGTGTGTTGCTGTTCTCCTGGCAGTGCTGCAGCTGTGCAGCCCGGCGCTGCAGTCTGACCCGCTGCTCTACGTTTTCCAGCTGCAGGATGGAAATGAAAAATCCAGCA AGCCACGGCTTAACCCAACCTTAGGAAATGTTGTCCCTTCCCGGAGAGCTCTCAGCCCTCCTAAAGTTGTAGAAACCTCAGAAACGGAGACGACTTCACACTCGAGCCCCATGTTTGGTGAACATGTCAACCTTAGGTGGGTCACATGGAGCGGTTCCCTCCCAAATGGTGCTGTTGCCATCTTCAACGGCTACACCGAACGTACCGACTATGTGTGCAAAGTCAACTGTGAGGCCGGTTTCTACACTCCCAGCAAAGGGAACTTCTGCCAGTACCCCTACGCTGACAAAGAGTATGCATCCTCCAAGTTCGAAGTCCTGGTTAACGTGGACCACTTTGAGTTCCTGCAGTGGGTTGAAGATTCGTATGGCTCTGTTCCTGAGTATGCCATCAAAACCTGTCCCAACTCAGACATCTACGTGGGTAAGAATAAGTATGGTCTTGGTAAAGTAGTGACCAGACACAAAGCCTTCTTCCTCCCCTGGGAGGGGGATGAGTACTGGTACAAAAACTACCAGGTCCTTGCTATCAACAGAGACAGCTACAGCCAGCACATCTCTCATGTGGAGTATGCCATTGACCAGATGGAGCTGTTCCACCATCCTCCAGAAGCCCTGAAGCTCACTAAGGTCACCAACCTGGAGTGCAGAAATGTGGAGAAGACAGTGACACTGGAGAAGACCAGTACAGTGGAGAAGAAATGGGACATCGGCAGGGAGACCCGCAATGGCTCTGTGTCCACCATGACAGCCAAAGTTCCCATCTTTGGTCCGGGAAATATGGAGTTGTCCAAGGAGCAGACGGTGACCTTCTCAAAGGGGACCACCATGGTGGAGTCAGTAAGTCACGCTGTCTCTGTGGAGCTGCTGGTCCCACCCAATCACTCCTGCACAGTGAGGATGGATGGCAGAAAGATGAAGGCTGATATCCCTTTCACCGGCCGGCTGAGCAGGACCAACCACAACGGAGACACCCACTGGACCTACATCACAGGCACCTATGATGGTGTGAGTGTTGGTGAAATCAACGCTGTGGTGGAACGGTGTCAGCCGGTGCCTGATGCTGTGCCCTGCTCCCTAGATCAAAACTGA
- the ptrh1 gene encoding probable peptidyl-tRNA hydrolase: MSRIKRGSVISKFCRYLLNFFKKLINFLMMRRLLTRVINRVLLSEPFSPAMIIEAEIHNQGRRKMVVGLGNPGMEGTRHSVGMTVLGALAARLGVADRWRGDKYVSGEVILSEVQQTNVVLLRPRLLMNVNGVSVAKAASKYGIKTEDILLVHDELDKPLGKIAIKHGGSARGHNGVRSCVDCLQTDVMPRLRIGIGRPTGKTSVDRHVLGRFTTEEQKLLDSVLVQSVDLLLSHLSQQDSQQDSLLPSSPAGGRQAAQKRNERARSGSPAEDSAAAQS, translated from the exons ATGAGCCGAATAAAAAGGGGCTCAGTTATAAGTAAATTTTGCCGGTATTTGTTAAACTTTTTCAAGAAGTTGATTAACTTTCTAATGATGCGACGACTTTTGACGAGAGTCATAAACAGAGTTCTGCTGAGCGAGCCGTTTTCACCTGCGATGATAATCGAAGCAGAAATACACAATCAAGGCCGCCGAAAGATG GTGGTGGGGCTGGGTAATCCGGGGATGGAGGGTACCAGACACAGCGTTGGTATGACAGTACTTGGTGCGCTCGCCGCCCGACTCGGTGTGGCAGACCGCTGGCGTGGCGACAAGTACGTGTCCGGTGAGGTCATTTTGTCAGAAGTCCAGCAAACGAATGTGGTGCTGCTTCGTCCCCGGCTGCTGATGAATGTCAATGGAGTATCAGTGGCCAAAGCAG ccTCCAAATATGGCATCAAGACTGAAGATATCCTGCTGGTCCACGATGAACTGGACAAACCTCTGGGGAAAATCGCCATCAAACATGGAGGAAGCGCCAG AGGTCATAATGGAGTCCGCTCCTGTGTGGACTGTCTTCAGACTGAT gTGATGCCTAGGCTTCGGATCGGGATTGGCCGGCCGACAGGGAAAACGTCTGTGGACCGTCATGTTCTGGGCAGATTCACCACAGAGGAACAGAAACTCCTGGATTCTGTTTTGGTCCAGAGTGTGGACCTCCTCCTTTCCCATCTTTCCCAGCAGGACTCACAACAGGACTCCCTGCTCCCCTCctcaccagcagggggcagacAAGCAGCACAGAAGAGGAACGAGAGGGCCCGCTCAGGCTCACCAGCTGAGGActctgcagcagctcagagctGA